A single genomic interval of Tsukamurella paurometabola harbors:
- a CDS encoding TetR/AcrR family transcriptional regulator: MTSAARSTWSEAARSGAAERILDAASGLFAEHGVAAVGMDDIARAAGCSRATLYRYFANRDVLRSAYVLREMSRALDHLASTEAPPGSAPERLVAVIEAAVAYVRDRPELLAWFASEDFAVGPVLAENAGALSAAASRSRVAADLPALADPQVFDWVVRVIVGLLAHPGASAAYEHDLLVRFVGPIVR, encoded by the coding sequence ATGACGTCCGCAGCGAGGAGCACCTGGTCCGAGGCCGCCCGGTCCGGGGCGGCGGAGCGCATCCTCGACGCGGCGTCCGGCCTGTTCGCCGAGCACGGCGTCGCGGCGGTGGGCATGGACGACATCGCGCGGGCCGCGGGCTGCTCCCGGGCGACGCTCTACCGGTACTTCGCCAACCGCGACGTGCTGCGGTCCGCGTACGTACTGCGCGAGATGTCCAGGGCCCTCGACCACCTCGCATCGACCGAGGCTCCCCCCGGATCCGCCCCCGAGCGGCTCGTCGCCGTGATCGAGGCGGCCGTGGCGTACGTGCGGGACCGGCCGGAGCTGCTCGCCTGGTTCGCCTCGGAGGACTTCGCCGTGGGTCCGGTCCTCGCCGAGAACGCCGGCGCGCTCTCAGCGGCGGCGTCGCGGTCGCGCGTCGCGGCCGACCTCCCGGCGCTCGCCGACCCGCAGGTCTTCGACTGGGTCGTGCGCGTGATCGTCGGCCTCCTGGCGCATCCCGGCGCGAGCGCCGCGTACGAACACGATCTCCTCGTCCGGTTCGTCGGGCCGATCGTTCGCTGA
- a CDS encoding IclR family transcriptional regulator: MCPAERNDGATVDRISALLSAYRPGDGGLGVSELARRTDLPKSTVHRLTGHLVAAGLLERAGSGLRLGLRLFEIGQLATGHRDLVDAARPVLADLRSATRNTVHLARLEGTEVVYFEVLPGPDAPDLPSRVGGRMPAHATGVGKAILAFSDAAVVDGVIATGLPRLSTRTITSPAILRRQLQRVRDEGVAYEREESGTGTVCVACPILDADGAPVAAISVAGWSARMRPERVGPAVRAAALTLSRVAGSRD; encoded by the coding sequence ATGTGTCCCGCTGAGCGGAACGACGGGGCGACCGTCGACCGCATCTCCGCCCTGCTGTCGGCGTATCGGCCCGGCGACGGCGGCCTCGGGGTGTCCGAACTGGCGCGGCGCACGGACCTGCCCAAGTCGACGGTGCACCGTCTCACCGGCCATCTCGTGGCTGCCGGGCTCCTCGAGCGGGCCGGGAGCGGCCTGCGATTGGGCCTGCGCCTGTTCGAGATCGGTCAGCTCGCCACGGGCCACCGCGATCTCGTGGACGCGGCGCGGCCGGTGCTCGCGGATCTGCGGTCCGCCACCCGCAACACGGTCCACCTCGCACGCCTCGAGGGCACCGAGGTCGTCTACTTCGAGGTCCTGCCCGGGCCCGACGCGCCGGATCTACCGTCGCGGGTGGGAGGCCGCATGCCGGCGCACGCGACGGGCGTCGGCAAGGCGATCCTCGCGTTCTCCGACGCCGCCGTGGTCGACGGCGTGATCGCCACGGGCCTGCCGCGGCTGAGCACCCGCACCATCACCTCGCCCGCGATCCTGCGCCGGCAGCTGCAGCGGGTCCGCGACGAGGGCGTGGCGTACGAGCGTGAGGAGTCCGGCACCGGCACCGTCTGCGTGGCCTGCCCCATTCTCGACGCCGACGGCGCCCCCGTCGCCGCGATCTCGGTGGCGGGCTGGAGCGCCCGCATGCGCCCGGAGCGTGTCGGTCCCGCCGTCCGCGCCGCGGCACTCACGCTGTCGCGCGTCGCCGGATCGCGCGATTAG
- a CDS encoding nuclear transport factor 2 family protein, producing the protein MPGTEAIRRVVEASPAAVAAHDRAAWTALFAPDGAVHDPVGPPPQTNPAAIARFYDMFIAPNRIVFDVEHDLIVQGEGVGLMIRDLTVHTTMSTGVTLHIPMHLRYTVADGPDGPAITGLYAHWELRGMIAALLLSGPRGLAAGALLGPRLFRTLGPRAALGFLGGVRGVGGRGRRRAAELLHLRGLQVGKVLAAGRTVTTTVYDGDRRGLAVVDFSGPGEPRLALHL; encoded by the coding sequence ATGCCCGGCACGGAAGCGATCCGGCGCGTGGTGGAGGCCTCGCCCGCCGCCGTCGCCGCGCACGACAGGGCCGCGTGGACCGCGCTGTTCGCCCCCGACGGTGCGGTCCACGACCCCGTGGGCCCACCGCCGCAGACGAACCCCGCGGCGATCGCGCGGTTCTACGACATGTTCATCGCGCCCAATCGGATCGTCTTCGACGTGGAGCACGATCTCATCGTCCAGGGCGAGGGCGTCGGCCTCATGATCCGCGACCTCACGGTGCACACGACGATGAGCACCGGCGTGACGCTGCACATCCCGATGCACCTGCGGTACACGGTCGCCGACGGTCCGGACGGCCCGGCGATCACCGGCCTGTACGCGCACTGGGAGCTGCGGGGGATGATCGCCGCCCTCCTGCTCTCCGGGCCACGGGGCCTTGCCGCGGGGGCGCTCCTCGGACCTCGGTTGTTCCGCACCCTGGGGCCCCGGGCCGCGCTGGGGTTCCTCGGCGGCGTCCGCGGCGTCGGCGGGCGGGGCCGCCGACGCGCCGCGGAATTGCTGCACCTGCGCGGTCTCCAGGTGGGCAAGGTCCTCGCCGCGGGGCGGACCGTGACCACCACCGTCTACGACGGTGACCGCCGCGGCCTCGCCGTCGTCGACTTCAGCGGTCCCGGGGAGCCGCGCCTGGCCCTGCACCTGTAG
- a CDS encoding glucose 1-dehydrogenase yields MARLQGKRALVTGAARGQGAAVARRFVAEGAQVLLADVLDDQGEALAAELGDAAAYRHLDVTSEDDWAGAIGEVTERFGGLDILVNNAGVLFFSALEQTALADYERVIRINQFGCFLGMRAAVEPMRAAGGGAIVNTSSVEGLGGMPYLTAYTASKFAIRGMTKSAAMELGQYGIRVNSVHPGMIDTAMVADALGGNEPPTDWLKQRLPIGRQGSADEIAALVLFVASDEASYSTGAEFVADGGATATHALKL; encoded by the coding sequence ATGGCACGACTGCAGGGGAAGAGGGCACTCGTCACAGGCGCCGCCCGGGGTCAGGGCGCCGCCGTCGCGCGACGGTTCGTCGCGGAAGGTGCGCAGGTGCTGCTGGCGGACGTGCTCGACGACCAGGGCGAGGCGCTCGCCGCGGAGCTCGGTGACGCCGCGGCGTACCGGCACCTCGACGTCACGAGCGAGGACGACTGGGCGGGCGCGATCGGCGAGGTGACCGAGCGTTTCGGTGGACTCGACATCCTGGTCAACAACGCGGGCGTGCTGTTCTTCTCGGCGCTCGAACAGACGGCCCTCGCCGACTACGAGCGGGTGATCCGGATCAACCAGTTCGGGTGCTTCCTCGGCATGCGGGCCGCCGTGGAGCCGATGAGGGCCGCGGGCGGCGGGGCCATCGTCAACACGTCCTCCGTCGAGGGCCTGGGCGGCATGCCCTACCTCACCGCCTACACCGCCAGTAAGTTCGCGATCCGCGGCATGACCAAGTCGGCGGCGATGGAGCTGGGGCAGTACGGCATCCGCGTCAACTCGGTGCACCCGGGCATGATCGACACCGCGATGGTGGCGGACGCCTTGGGCGGCAACGAGCCACCCACCGACTGGCTCAAGCAGCGTCTCCCGATCGGGCGACAGGGGAGCGCCGACGAGATCGCCGCGCTGGTGCTCTTCGTGGCCTCCGATGAGGCGAGCTACAGCACGGGTGCCGAGTTCGTGGCCGACGGCGGCGCCACCGCGACGCACGCGCTGAAGTTGTAG
- a CDS encoding acyl-CoA dehydrogenase family protein, producing the protein MRIDYAPEQQELRAELRAYFAKLMTPERREALLGPGGEYGDGEVYKEITRTLGKDGWLAIGWPQEFGGQARPMLDQLIFTDEAAIAGVPVPFLTVNTVGPAIMAGGTEEQKAELLPGIAAGETHFSIGYSEPEAGTDLAALRTRAVRDGDDFVINGQKMWTSLIEYADYIWLAARTDPEAQRHRGVSILVVPTTAEGFSWTKVHTVAGPGTSATYYQDVRVPATSVVGELNGGWKLITNQLNHERVALTSAAPLLDSERQVRHWAQNTKLADGTRVIDAEWVRTHLARVYAHAQYLKLRNWKIAWAADHSELGPADASATKVFGTEYATEGYRLLMEVLGSAGIVRANSPGTLLRGRIERLHRSSLILTFGGGTNEIQRDLIAGAGLHLPVSR; encoded by the coding sequence ATGCGGATCGACTATGCGCCGGAACAGCAGGAGCTGCGCGCCGAGCTGCGCGCGTACTTCGCGAAGCTGATGACGCCCGAGCGCCGGGAGGCACTGCTCGGGCCGGGCGGCGAGTACGGCGACGGCGAGGTGTACAAGGAGATCACCCGCACCCTCGGCAAGGACGGCTGGCTCGCCATCGGCTGGCCCCAGGAGTTCGGCGGCCAGGCGCGCCCGATGCTCGACCAGTTGATCTTCACCGACGAGGCCGCCATCGCCGGCGTCCCCGTGCCCTTCCTCACCGTCAACACCGTCGGCCCCGCGATCATGGCCGGCGGCACGGAGGAACAGAAGGCCGAACTGTTGCCGGGCATCGCGGCGGGCGAGACCCACTTCTCCATCGGCTACTCCGAGCCGGAGGCCGGTACCGATCTCGCCGCGCTGCGGACCCGTGCCGTCCGCGACGGCGACGACTTCGTGATCAACGGCCAGAAGATGTGGACCTCGCTCATCGAGTACGCGGACTACATCTGGCTCGCCGCGCGGACCGACCCGGAGGCCCAGCGCCACCGTGGCGTCTCGATCCTCGTGGTTCCCACCACCGCCGAGGGCTTCTCGTGGACCAAGGTGCACACCGTCGCCGGGCCCGGCACCTCCGCCACCTACTACCAGGACGTGCGCGTGCCGGCCACCTCGGTCGTCGGCGAGCTGAACGGTGGATGGAAGCTCATCACCAACCAGCTCAACCACGAGCGCGTGGCCCTCACCTCCGCGGCACCCCTGCTCGACTCCGAACGACAGGTGCGGCACTGGGCGCAGAACACCAAGCTGGCCGACGGCACGCGCGTCATCGACGCCGAGTGGGTACGGACCCACCTCGCCCGCGTGTACGCCCACGCCCAGTACCTCAAGCTGCGGAACTGGAAGATCGCCTGGGCCGCCGATCACAGTGAACTCGGTCCCGCCGACGCCTCCGCCACCAAGGTCTTCGGCACGGAGTACGCGACCGAGGGCTACCGGCTGCTGATGGAGGTCCTCGGCAGCGCCGGCATCGTCCGCGCGAACTCACCGGGCACGCTGCTGCGGGGCAGGATCGAGCGGCTGCACCGCAGCTCGCTCATCCTGACGTTCGGTGGCGGCACCAACGAGATCCAACGCGACCTCATCGCGGGTGCGGGACTGCACCTGCCCGTGAGCCGCTGA
- a CDS encoding GMC family oxidoreductase produces MIRKLYKTATTPLSPDEAVDYVVIGSGSAGSVVAGRLADTGATVALLEAGKADNTRMTQVPGMITMVHTVPQMKARVAWKQYSVPQKFANDRRIPMTRGKILGGSSSINGMLFVRGNRANYDSWAAEGATGWDYEGVLPAFKRLENWEGGGSELRGSGGPIEVTRQRDLTEATTSYMDALSGTLDTPIIDDYNGPSQEGVSIFQQSAAGGTRYSSAQGYLREARPNLRVHVNAHVKRVVIENGRATGVEVLDGNSVTTIRAKQEVIVSAGVIGTPQILMLSGVGPAAHLREKGIDVVADLPVGQNLHDHLFVPMTFLMKDAVNKGTPAYFAKGLAAEVRRPGTTWMARTVFDAAAFVRTSYAKDIPDLQIHCLPWNYPVPNQDADKLHMVDPRPGLTILPTLIYPQSRGELRLNSANPLEQPSIDPGYLSDPQDTEVLMEGIGMIREVMQHPSVRGKVSEEFTPGASLMDETALRRELPNRVHSVYHPVGTCRMGVDERAVVDPELKVVGVEGLRVADASIMPSITGGNTNAPSYMIGEMCARFLGA; encoded by the coding sequence ATGATCCGCAAGCTGTACAAGACCGCGACGACCCCGCTGTCGCCCGACGAGGCCGTCGATTACGTCGTGATCGGTTCGGGCAGTGCGGGGTCCGTGGTGGCGGGCCGGCTCGCCGACACGGGGGCCACCGTCGCGCTGCTCGAAGCGGGCAAGGCCGACAACACCCGCATGACGCAGGTTCCCGGCATGATCACGATGGTGCACACCGTGCCGCAGATGAAGGCGCGCGTCGCGTGGAAGCAGTACTCCGTGCCGCAGAAGTTCGCCAACGACCGCAGGATCCCCATGACCCGGGGCAAGATCCTCGGCGGCTCGAGTTCCATCAACGGCATGCTCTTCGTCCGCGGCAACCGCGCCAACTACGACTCGTGGGCCGCGGAGGGCGCCACCGGCTGGGACTACGAGGGTGTGCTGCCCGCCTTCAAGCGACTCGAGAACTGGGAGGGCGGCGGCAGCGAGCTGCGCGGCTCGGGCGGCCCCATCGAGGTGACCCGACAGCGTGACCTCACCGAGGCCACCACGTCCTACATGGACGCCCTGTCCGGCACCCTGGACACCCCGATCATCGACGACTACAACGGCCCGTCGCAGGAAGGCGTCAGCATCTTCCAGCAGAGCGCGGCCGGGGGCACCCGCTACAGCTCCGCGCAGGGCTACCTCCGCGAGGCTCGCCCCAACCTGCGCGTCCACGTGAACGCCCACGTCAAGCGCGTCGTCATCGAGAACGGCCGCGCCACGGGCGTCGAGGTGCTCGACGGGAACTCGGTCACCACCATCCGCGCGAAGCAGGAGGTCATCGTCTCGGCCGGTGTCATCGGCACGCCGCAGATCCTCATGCTCTCGGGCGTCGGGCCCGCGGCGCACCTGCGCGAGAAGGGCATCGACGTCGTCGCCGACCTGCCCGTCGGCCAGAACCTGCACGATCACCTCTTCGTCCCGATGACGTTCCTCATGAAGGACGCGGTGAACAAGGGCACCCCGGCGTACTTCGCGAAGGGCCTGGCGGCCGAGGTCCGCCGGCCCGGCACGACGTGGATGGCACGCACCGTCTTCGACGCGGCGGCGTTCGTCCGCACGTCGTACGCCAAGGACATCCCGGACCTGCAGATCCACTGCCTCCCCTGGAACTACCCGGTGCCCAATCAGGACGCCGACAAGCTCCACATGGTCGATCCCCGGCCCGGCCTGACCATCCTGCCCACGCTGATCTACCCCCAGAGCCGGGGCGAGCTGCGTCTGAACTCCGCGAACCCGTTGGAGCAGCCGTCGATCGATCCGGGCTACCTCAGCGACCCGCAGGACACCGAGGTGCTGATGGAGGGCATCGGCATGATCCGCGAGGTGATGCAGCACCCGTCGGTGCGCGGCAAGGTGAGCGAGGAGTTCACCCCCGGCGCCTCGCTCATGGACGAGACGGCGCTGCGCCGCGAGCTCCCGAACCGGGTGCACTCGGTGTACCACCCGGTGGGCACCTGCCGGATGGGGGTCGACGAGCGGGCCGTCGTCGACCCGGAGCTCAAGGTCGTCGGCGTCGAGGGCCTCCGCGTCGCGGACGCCTCGATCATGCCGTCGATCACGGGCGGCAACACGAACGCCCCGTCGTACATGATCGGCGAGATGTGCGCGCGGTTCCTCGGCGCCTGA
- a CDS encoding acyl-CoA dehydrogenase family protein has product MDFTVPEAQRDLAALTRRIAADWSEKNPRPGDSGFHRDLWRTLARSGVLDAALPESVGGGGLGVTAHAAVLTELGRAVAPAPYLDTVLVGAETIAEYGTPEQIERWLVPVLRGDDTVAVVLGDEHSGFTAKNSADGWRLNGAQTAVSSAAFADTVLIEASTPEGPALFLLPRDAQGLTITRQHVVNGSDAALVEAAAAPLPREARLAGDDAPARARRLATIGWCALQAGITERALELTADYARTREQFGKQIGSFQAVRQRLADAYIDVEAIRLTVLEAAWREAEGLDAAAEIATAKFWAADAGHRVAHTAVHVHGGVGIDTDHPTHRYFVAAKRAEFALGGATAHLRALGATLAGRNPA; this is encoded by the coding sequence ATGGACTTCACCGTTCCCGAGGCGCAGCGCGACCTCGCCGCCCTCACCCGGCGCATCGCCGCCGACTGGTCCGAGAAGAACCCACGACCGGGCGATTCGGGGTTCCACCGTGACCTCTGGAGGACGCTCGCCCGATCCGGCGTGCTCGACGCCGCGCTTCCCGAGTCGGTCGGCGGCGGCGGCCTCGGGGTCACCGCGCACGCAGCAGTGCTGACCGAGCTCGGCCGCGCCGTCGCCCCCGCCCCGTACCTCGACACCGTCCTCGTCGGAGCCGAGACCATCGCCGAGTACGGAACCCCGGAGCAGATCGAACGGTGGCTGGTGCCGGTGCTGCGGGGGGACGACACGGTCGCCGTCGTCCTCGGCGACGAGCACAGCGGCTTCACCGCGAAGAACTCCGCCGACGGATGGCGTCTGAACGGCGCCCAGACCGCGGTCTCCTCGGCCGCGTTCGCCGACACCGTGCTGATCGAGGCGAGCACCCCGGAAGGCCCCGCGCTGTTCCTCCTGCCGCGGGACGCACAGGGCCTCACCATCACCCGCCAACACGTCGTGAACGGCTCCGACGCCGCGCTCGTCGAGGCCGCGGCAGCACCGCTCCCCCGCGAGGCCCGGCTCGCCGGCGACGACGCACCGGCCCGCGCCAGGCGGCTCGCGACCATCGGTTGGTGCGCCCTCCAGGCGGGAATCACGGAGCGCGCCCTCGAACTGACCGCCGACTACGCTCGCACCCGCGAGCAGTTCGGGAAGCAGATCGGAAGCTTCCAGGCGGTTCGGCAGCGCCTCGCCGACGCCTACATCGACGTCGAAGCCATCCGACTCACCGTGCTGGAGGCGGCCTGGCGCGAAGCCGAGGGCCTCGACGCGGCCGCCGAGATCGCCACCGCCAAGTTCTGGGCCGCCGACGCCGGACACCGTGTGGCGCACACCGCCGTCCACGTGCACGGCGGCGTCGGCATCGACACCGATCATCCCACCCACCGCTATTTCGTGGCGGCCAAGCGCGCGGAGTTCGCGCTCGGCGGCGCGACGGCCCATCTCCGCGCCCTCGGCGCGACCCTCGCCGGAAGGAACCCCGCATGA
- a CDS encoding 3-oxoacyl-ACP reductase — translation MTQGQLASLDGKVAIVTGAGAGLGRAEALALARSGAAVVVGDVAPAAEEVVERIRADGGRAELVLGDSGDRETADALVAAAERLGGLHVVVNNAGFCRDKMIFSMSDEEFDSVVRVHLRGHFLLSRNASAYWRDAAKASGSDVYGRVVNTSSEAFLFGSVGQPNYAAAKAGIAALTIATARGLGRYGVRANAICPRARTAMTEGVFGDAPDGAVDPLSVDHVARFVRFLAGPEAERINGQVFVVHGGMVALMAPPSLERRFDADGGQWDEADLAAAVGGYFADRDDRMFVAAQLEG, via the coding sequence ATGACGCAGGGACAGCTGGCGAGCCTGGACGGCAAGGTCGCGATCGTGACCGGTGCGGGCGCCGGACTGGGCCGCGCCGAGGCGCTCGCGCTCGCCCGGAGCGGCGCCGCCGTCGTGGTCGGCGATGTGGCGCCCGCGGCCGAGGAGGTCGTCGAGCGGATCCGGGCGGACGGGGGCCGGGCCGAGCTGGTGCTGGGCGACTCGGGTGACCGGGAGACGGCCGACGCGCTGGTGGCTGCGGCGGAGCGCTTGGGCGGGCTGCACGTCGTGGTGAACAACGCCGGCTTCTGCCGGGACAAGATGATCTTCTCGATGTCCGACGAGGAGTTCGATTCGGTCGTCCGGGTGCATCTGCGCGGGCACTTCCTCCTGTCGCGCAACGCCTCGGCCTATTGGCGCGATGCGGCGAAGGCCTCGGGAAGCGACGTCTACGGACGCGTGGTCAACACGTCGTCCGAGGCCTTCCTCTTCGGCTCGGTGGGGCAACCCAACTACGCCGCCGCGAAGGCGGGTATCGCCGCGCTGACCATCGCCACCGCTCGCGGCCTCGGCCGGTACGGGGTGCGCGCCAACGCCATCTGCCCGCGGGCCCGGACCGCCATGACGGAGGGCGTCTTCGGTGACGCCCCCGACGGTGCGGTCGACCCGCTGTCCGTCGATCACGTCGCCCGCTTCGTGCGGTTCCTCGCCGGACCGGAGGCGGAGAGGATCAACGGCCAGGTGTTCGTGGTCCACGGTGGGATGGTCGCCCTCATGGCGCCGCCGAGCCTCGAGAGGCGATTCGACGCCGACGGAGGGCAGTGGGACGAGGCGGACCTCGCGGCCGCCGTGGGCGGTTACTTCGCGGACCGCGACGACCGCATGTTCGTCGCAGCACAGCTGGAAGGCTAG
- a CDS encoding cytochrome P450: protein MPAPVFVPRSAETWDDPFPLYRSLRAAGAVHRAEPLDGEELEYYVLPRHADVWHALREPGAFSSAQGLTLHYGELEKIGLQDDPPMVMQDPPVHTAFRRLVARGFTPRQVAAIEPDVRTFVVERIERLRARGGGDIVEELFKPLPSMVVAHYLGVPAADRGRFDGWTESIVAANSGGGDLSSIVDTAADAVGDLMAYFAALIERRRTKPEDDVVSHLVAAGVGADGDPAGVVSILGFTFTMVAGGNDTTTGLLGGAVQLLHRHPDQRRLLAADPALIPGAVEEFLRLTSPVQGLGRTTTRPVDVDGTTIPADRRVLLLYGSANRDESVFGDDADDLDVTRNPRNILTFAQGAHHCLGAAAGRMQSRVAIEELLARIPEFAVDLDGVRWAPGAYVRRPTTVPISVP, encoded by the coding sequence ATGCCCGCACCCGTCTTCGTTCCCCGCTCCGCCGAGACCTGGGACGATCCGTTCCCCCTCTACCGCTCCCTCCGCGCGGCCGGCGCCGTCCACCGGGCCGAACCGCTCGACGGGGAGGAACTCGAGTACTACGTCCTGCCCCGGCACGCCGACGTGTGGCACGCATTGCGCGAGCCGGGCGCCTTCTCCTCCGCGCAGGGGCTCACCTTGCACTACGGCGAACTCGAGAAGATCGGCCTCCAGGACGACCCGCCGATGGTGATGCAGGACCCGCCCGTGCACACGGCCTTCCGGCGCCTGGTCGCGCGCGGTTTCACCCCGCGGCAGGTCGCCGCGATCGAACCCGACGTCCGCACCTTCGTCGTGGAGCGCATCGAGCGCCTGCGCGCACGGGGCGGCGGGGACATCGTGGAGGAACTGTTCAAGCCGCTCCCGTCCATGGTGGTCGCGCACTATCTCGGCGTCCCGGCGGCGGATCGCGGCCGGTTCGACGGCTGGACCGAGAGCATCGTCGCCGCGAACTCCGGTGGCGGTGACCTCTCCTCGATCGTCGACACCGCCGCCGACGCGGTCGGCGATCTGATGGCCTACTTCGCGGCGCTCATCGAGCGACGGCGCACCAAGCCCGAGGACGACGTGGTCTCCCACCTGGTCGCCGCCGGCGTGGGTGCGGATGGAGACCCCGCGGGCGTCGTCTCGATCCTCGGGTTCACGTTCACGATGGTGGCCGGCGGCAACGACACCACCACGGGCCTGCTCGGCGGCGCCGTCCAGCTCCTGCACCGGCACCCCGACCAGCGGCGGCTCCTCGCCGCCGATCCGGCGCTGATCCCCGGCGCCGTCGAGGAGTTCCTCCGCCTCACCTCGCCGGTGCAGGGGCTCGGGCGCACCACCACCCGCCCCGTGGACGTGGACGGAACCACGATCCCCGCCGACCGCCGCGTGCTCCTGCTGTACGGCTCGGCGAACCGCGACGAGAGCGTCTTCGGCGACGACGCCGACGACCTCGATGTCACGCGGAATCCGCGCAACATCCTCACCTTCGCGCAGGGGGCGCACCACTGCCTGGGCGCCGCCGCCGGGCGGATGCAGTCCAGGGTCGCGATCGAGGAACTGCTCGCCCGCATCCCGGAGTTCGCCGTCGACCTCGACGGGGTGCGTTGGGCGCCGGGCGCGTACGTGCGCCGCCCGACGACGGTGCCGATCTCCGTACCATGA
- a CDS encoding acetaldehyde dehydrogenase (acetylating): protein MTEKVTAAIVGPGNIGTDLLAKLRRSEHVDVRYMVGVDPESDGLRRAAELGLETSAEGVDWLLARPEPPQLVFEATSAKAHRANAPRYAEAGIVAVDLTPAAVGPLACPVVNLESQLDAPNVNMITCGGQATIPIVHAVSRVTPVSYAEIVASVSSRSAGPGTRANIDEFTQTTARAIEEVGGAAKGKAIIIINPVEPPMIMRDTVFCAIDPEADREAITASIEQMVADVQVYVPGYTLKAPPQYDEPRPGWEGKARVAVFLEVAGNGDYLPTYAGNLDIMTAAAARAGELLAQRILDGVNA from the coding sequence ATGACGGAGAAAGTGACTGCGGCCATCGTCGGGCCCGGCAACATCGGCACCGACCTGTTGGCCAAACTGCGACGGAGCGAGCACGTGGACGTGCGGTACATGGTGGGCGTCGATCCGGAGTCGGACGGCCTGAGGCGCGCCGCCGAGCTCGGGCTCGAGACCTCGGCCGAGGGAGTGGACTGGCTGCTCGCGCGGCCCGAGCCGCCGCAGCTCGTCTTCGAGGCGACGTCGGCGAAGGCGCACCGCGCCAACGCTCCCCGGTACGCGGAGGCGGGCATCGTCGCCGTCGACCTCACCCCCGCGGCCGTCGGCCCGCTGGCGTGCCCGGTGGTGAACCTCGAGTCCCAGCTGGACGCCCCCAACGTCAACATGATCACGTGCGGCGGACAGGCGACGATCCCGATCGTGCACGCCGTCAGCCGGGTCACGCCCGTGAGCTACGCGGAGATCGTCGCGTCGGTGTCGTCGCGGTCCGCCGGACCGGGCACCCGCGCCAACATCGACGAGTTCACCCAGACCACCGCGCGCGCGATCGAGGAGGTGGGCGGTGCGGCCAAGGGCAAGGCGATCATCATCATCAACCCGGTCGAGCCGCCGATGATCATGCGCGACACGGTGTTCTGCGCCATCGACCCCGAGGCCGACCGTGAAGCGATCACCGCCTCGATCGAGCAGATGGTCGCCGATGTCCAGGTGTACGTTCCGGGCTACACGCTCAAGGCCCCGCCGCAGTACGACGAGCCCCGGCCCGGCTGGGAGGGCAAGGCCCGCGTCGCCGTCTTCCTGGAGGTCGCCGGCAACGGCGACTACCTGCCCACCTACGCGGGCAATCTCGACATCATGACCGCCGCCGCCGCACGGGCCGGCGAGCTGCTCGCGCAGCGGATCCTGGACGGAGTCAACGCATGA